One genomic window of Kiritimatiellia bacterium includes the following:
- the nadD gene encoding nicotinate-nucleotide adenylyltransferase: MKIGLFGGSFNPVHLGHLIIARDVLEVHGLDRMLWIPCRVPPHKATADLATPEHRAAMVELAIAGEPRFELCRLELERDGPSYTVDTVRTLRGRLPRDELFFLVGADTVPEMASWRDIGELMRLCEFIAVARPGGPCRPAPASLGLPREPAERMLARWTEAHWIGISSSEIRRRLAAGLSVRYLVPDPVERYLRDHRLYGA, encoded by the coding sequence ATGAAGATCGGTCTCTTTGGCGGCAGCTTCAATCCGGTTCATTTGGGTCATCTGATCATTGCGCGGGACGTGTTGGAGGTCCACGGTCTCGACCGGATGCTGTGGATTCCGTGCCGCGTTCCACCCCACAAGGCAACCGCCGATCTCGCCACTCCGGAGCACCGTGCGGCGATGGTCGAGCTGGCGATCGCGGGCGAGCCGCGGTTTGAGCTATGCCGTCTCGAGCTGGAGCGCGACGGCCCCAGCTACACGGTGGACACCGTTCGCACGTTGCGCGGTCGGCTGCCGCGGGACGAGCTCTTCTTTCTGGTCGGCGCGGACACCGTGCCCGAGATGGCCAGTTGGCGGGACATCGGGGAGCTGATGCGGTTGTGCGAGTTTATCGCGGTCGCGCGGCCGGGAGGGCCGTGCCGGCCCGCGCCGGCGTCGCTGGGGCTGCCGCGGGAGCCAGCCGAACGGATGCTGGCGCGATGGACCGAGGCGCACTGGATCGGCATCTCGTCCAGCGAAATTCGCCGGCGCCTTGCCGCCGGGTTGAGCGTTCGATATCTTGTGCCCGATCCGGTGGAGCGCTATCTCCGGGATCATCGCCTGTATGGAGCCTGA
- the rsmI gene encoding 16S rRNA (cytidine(1402)-2'-O)-methyltransferase — MEPGLYVVGTPIGNLADLSSRAIETLREVALIVAEDTRITRRLLERYAIRTPMISAHKFSEAARAESVVRRAATEPVALVTDSGMPGLADPGARIVAAARRAGVRLAVVPGPSAATAALALSGYSGDRFVFGGFLPSHGEARRRVLGELLAMRMTLILYESPHRIERLMEDLDNLAPDRRVCLCRELTKVFEETIEGPVPEVRRRLTGRRSRGEFTVVIAPPPRQPAGEVVAPV, encoded by the coding sequence ATGGAGCCGGGTCTCTACGTCGTCGGCACGCCGATCGGCAACCTGGCCGATCTCTCATCGAGGGCGATCGAAACGCTGCGCGAGGTCGCGCTGATCGTCGCGGAGGACACCCGCATCACTCGCCGGCTGCTTGAGCGGTACGCGATCCGCACACCCATGATCTCCGCTCACAAGTTCTCCGAGGCCGCCCGGGCGGAGAGCGTCGTACGGCGCGCGGCGACGGAACCGGTCGCGCTGGTCACCGATTCCGGCATGCCCGGGCTCGCTGATCCCGGCGCGCGGATCGTCGCGGCGGCCCGTCGCGCCGGCGTGCGGCTGGCGGTGGTGCCGGGCCCCTCCGCGGCGACCGCCGCGCTGGCGCTCAGCGGCTATAGCGGTGATCGCTTCGTGTTCGGCGGATTCCTTCCCTCCCACGGCGAGGCGCGCCGGCGCGTGCTGGGCGAGCTGCTGGCCATGCGAATGACGCTGATCCTGTACGAATCCCCCCATCGCATCGAACGGTTGATGGAGGACCTCGACAACCTGGCGCCCGATCGCAGGGTGTGTCTCTGCCGCGAGCTGACGAAGGTGTTTGAGGAGACAATCGAAGGTCCCGTCCCGGAGGTGCGGCGCCGTCTGACGGGCCGCCGCTCGCGCGGCGAGTTTACCGTCGTGATTGCCCCGCCGC
- the rsfS gene encoding ribosome silencing factor: MEPDYGALARLVRSAAEEKKGQEPVILDVRTLSSVTDFFVIVTARSTPHLRALRDEVERAMKATGGVRAWRVSGTPESGWIVQDYLGVVVHLMTEEKRRYYALELLWNDAPRLD, from the coding sequence ATGGAGCCTGACTACGGCGCTCTCGCGCGGCTGGTGCGGTCAGCCGCGGAGGAGAAGAAGGGGCAGGAGCCGGTCATTCTCGACGTTCGGACGCTGTCGAGCGTGACAGACTTCTTCGTGATCGTCACCGCCCGCAGCACGCCACATCTTCGGGCGCTGCGCGACGAGGTCGAGCGAGCGATGAAGGCCACCGGAGGCGTGCGGGCGTGGCGTGTGTCTGGAACGCCGGAAAGCGGCTGGATCGTGCAGGATTATCTCGGCGTGGTCGTGCACTTGATGACGGAGGAAAAGCGGCGCTACTACGCGCTGGAGCTGCTCTGGAACGACGCGCCGCGTCTCGACTGA
- a CDS encoding ferritin — protein MISRKMAASLNEQINRELYSSYLYLAMAAYCQAEGMSGMAKWLIAQSDEERGHAMKIYRYLEEQGARVALKAIAEPPAEFGSARQVFEETLKHERKVTAAIHALMEQAVREKDFATQGLLQWFVNEQVEEESIAAEIVAKLRMVGQDARGLYWIDRELGQRES, from the coding sequence ATGATCAGCCGTAAGATGGCGGCGAGTCTGAACGAGCAGATCAACCGCGAGCTGTATTCCTCTTATTTGTACCTCGCGATGGCGGCCTACTGCCAGGCGGAGGGGATGAGCGGAATGGCCAAGTGGCTGATCGCCCAGTCGGACGAGGAGCGGGGCCATGCGATGAAGATCTACCGCTACCTCGAGGAGCAGGGGGCCCGGGTCGCGCTGAAGGCAATTGCGGAGCCTCCTGCGGAATTCGGTTCTGCACGGCAGGTGTTCGAAGAGACCCTGAAACACGAACGAAAGGTGACCGCGGCGATTCACGCGCTGATGGAGCAGGCGGTGCGCGAAAAGGACTTCGCGACCCAGGGGCTGCTGCAGTGGTTTGTGAACGAGCAGGTGGAAGAGGAGAGCATCGCGGCGGAGATCGTCGCGAAGCTGAGGATGGTCGGCCAGGACGCGCGCGGTCTATACTGGATTGATCGCGAACTTGGGCAGCGGGAGAGCTGA
- a CDS encoding TIM barrel protein, whose translation MSRGTGAMGWTRREWLVAGGAMVATAAAPAAEEGAVKPRKGNLRHSVSRWCYNKIPMDEFCAACRRLGIESIELLGPADFPTLQRHGLICAMVNSHSLTKGLNHVEHHAECLAKLREAIEAASAAGYPNVICFSGNRAGIDDEQGLANCVTALKQIAGLAEQKKVTVCMELLNSKRNHKDYQCDRTAWGVEVCRRVGSPNVKLLYDIYHMQIMEGDVIATIRENIEYIGHVHTGGVPGRNEIDETQELNYPAIMRALVQAGYKGFVGQEFIPKRNPLESLAQAIDICDV comes from the coding sequence ATGAGCCGAGGAACGGGAGCGATGGGGTGGACCCGCCGGGAGTGGCTCGTGGCGGGTGGCGCGATGGTCGCCACTGCGGCGGCGCCCGCGGCAGAGGAAGGAGCGGTGAAGCCGCGGAAGGGAAACCTGCGGCATTCGGTCAGCCGATGGTGCTACAACAAGATTCCGATGGACGAGTTCTGCGCCGCGTGTCGGCGGCTCGGTATTGAATCGATCGAGCTGCTCGGCCCCGCGGACTTCCCCACGCTGCAGCGGCACGGGCTGATCTGCGCGATGGTGAACAGCCACAGCCTAACGAAGGGACTCAATCACGTTGAGCACCATGCGGAGTGCCTTGCGAAACTGCGCGAGGCGATCGAGGCCGCGTCGGCGGCGGGGTATCCGAACGTGATCTGTTTCTCCGGCAATCGAGCCGGCATTGACGACGAGCAGGGGCTGGCCAACTGCGTCACCGCGTTGAAGCAGATCGCGGGGCTCGCGGAGCAGAAGAAGGTCACCGTCTGCATGGAGCTGCTCAACAGTAAGCGCAACCACAAGGACTATCAGTGCGACCGCACCGCGTGGGGGGTGGAGGTCTGTCGACGGGTCGGCTCGCCGAACGTGAAGCTGCTCTACGACATCTACCACATGCAGATCATGGAGGGGGACGTCATCGCGACGATTCGCGAAAACATTGAGTATATCGGCCACGTCCACACTGGTGGAGTGCCGGGGCGGAACGAGATCGACGAGACGCAGGAGCTCAACTACCCCGCGATCATGCGGGCGCTGGTGCAGGCCGGCTACAAGGGGTTCGTCGGACAGGAGTTCATCCCGAAGCGCAATCCGCTGGAGTCGCTCGCGCAGGCAATCGACATCTGCGACGTGTAG